Genomic window (Streptomyces sp. TG1A-60):
CCCTCCCCCTCGTCCTGCCCCCGGTGGTCGGGGGCGTCGCGCTGCTGATGGCGCTCGGCCGCAACGGCGTGGTGGGGCGCCTGCTGGACGACTGGTTCGGGGTCACGCTTCCCTTCACCACCACCGGGGTCGTGATCGCCGAGGCGTTCGTGGCGATGCCGTTCCTCGTCATCAGCGTCGAGGGCACGCTCCGGGCCGCCGACCCGCGCTACGAGGAGGCCGCGACCACGCTGGGGGCGTCCCGGTTCACCGCGTTCCGCCGGGTGACCCTGCCGCTGATCGCCCCCGGGGTCGCCGCCGGCGCGGTGCTCGCCTGGGCACGGGCGTTGGGCGAGTTCGGCGCGACGATCACCTTCGCCGGCAACTTCCCCGGCCGCACCCAGACCATGCCCCTGGCCGTCTACCTCGCCCTCCAGACGGACCCGGCCGCCGCGATCTCCCTCAGCCTGGTGCTGCTCGCGGTGTCGGTGGCGGTGCTGGCGGGGTTGCGGGACCGTTGGATGAGCGCGTCATGAGTGGCGCCGAAGGGCTGGACGCCCGCCTCGTCGTCCGGCGCGGGGACTTCCGGCTGGACGTCTCCCTGACCGCCGCCCCCGGTGACGTGGTCGCCCTCCTCGGCCCCAACGGCGCCGGCAAGACCACCGCGTTGCGCGCGCTGGCCGGCCTGACCCCGCTGACCGATGGTTATCTACGGCTGGACGGGGCGGCGTTGGAGCGTACGGCACCCGAGTCGCGCCCGGTCGGCGTGGTCTTCCAGGACTACCTCCTCTTCCCGCACCTCACCGCCCTCGACAACATCGCCTTCGGCCCCCGCTGCCAAGGCGCGAGCAAGGGGGCGGCCCGGACCCGGGCCGCCGAGTGGCTGGAGCGGATGGGCCTCGCCGAGTACGCCGGAACCAAGCCGCGCCGGCTCTCCGGCGGCCAGGCCCAGCGCGTCGCCCTCGCCCGCGCCCTCGCCACCCGCCCCCGCCTGCTCCTCCTCGACGAACCCCTCGCCGCCCTGGACGCCCGCACCCGCCTCGACGTGCGGGCCCAGCTCCGGCGCCACCTCGCCGACTTCGAGGCCGTCGCCGTACTCGTCACCCACGACCCGCTGGACGCCATGGTCCTGGCCGACCGACTCGTCGTCGTCGAAGACGGCCGGGTGGTCCAGGAGGGCACCCCCGGCGACATCGCCCGCCACCCCCGCACGGACTACATCGCCCACCTCGTCGGCCTGAACCTGTACCGGGGGCAGGCTGAGGGGCATGTCGTACGGCTCGACGCGGAGGGCACGAGGGACGGCAAGGGTGCGGGCGTGGACGGCAGAGGTGCCGACGGGGGCGGCAAGGGTACGGACGGGGACGGCGACGGCGCCGAAACGGACGGCAACGGCACGGACGCAGGAGCCACGGGCCCGGTGATCACGACCACCGAGGATCTCACCGGCCCCGTCTTCGTCGCCTTCCCGCCGAGCGCCGTCACCCTTCACCGCGACCGCCCCACCGGCTCCAGCGCCCGCAACCTCTGGCGGTGCGAGGTGGCCGGCCTGGAGGTCCACGGCGACCAGATCCGCGCCGACCTCAAGGGCGGACTCCCCCTCACCGCCGACCTCACGACGGTGGCCGCCGCCGAACTCGGGCTGCACCCGGGCACCCCGGTCTGGGCGACGGTGAAGGCGACTCAGACCCACGCGTACCCGGCGTGAGAGGCCGAAGGCGACCGCCGCCCGCTCACCACTCGGCGGCCGGTGCCTCCGTCAACCGGAACACGGCCGCCGGATCCGGCAGCCTCCGCAACGCGCCGACGACCTGCTCGCCCGCGAACTCCCTCTGCTCGGCGGTCACGAAGGTGCCGGACCGTCATCTCGCCATCGACGCGCTCGGCGCCGCCAGATCGAACCACACCGCCTTGCCGTCGGGGTGGACCAGGCCGCCGCCGTCGGGGAGGGCGGCGGCGGTTCCCCAGTGTCCCTCGGTGAGGGCGTCCACGAGGTAGAGGCCACGGCCGCCCTCCTCCCAGCCGTCGGAGGTCAACTCCCTTATGACGGGCGGGTTCTCGTCACCGTCGTAGACGATCACCCTGACCCGCCAGGCCTCCACCGCCAGCCACAGAACCGATCCTCCCCCCTTGGCGTGCACACAGGCGTTCGTGACCAGCTCGGAGGTGCACAGGGCCGCCGCGTCGACGAGGGCGTCGTGGCCGAGGGCGCGCAGGACGGTGGCGACGAAGTCGCGGGCGATGCACGGGGAGGTGTCGAGCGGCGGGCAGAAGAGGGTGTACGTCGTCGCCGCGGGCGAGAGCCAGGGGGTGGGGTTCGGCACCGGGGCGGAGGTTGGGACGGCGAAGTCATGGGCAGTTTCGGTCATGGATGATCAACTCCATTGCGACGAGAAGGGATTGCTCATTCCCTACCGCGTCGGTGGCTCCTCCTCGGGTGTCGACGGCCCGGGGTGTGCTTTCAACTGGCGGTACGCAGGGGTGGATGACGAACGACTGCGAACGACTACGGAGGACTGCGGACGGCGTACGGAACGGACTGCGGACGAACTGCCGGGCGAAGTACAGGCGAGATGCGCATGAGTAATCAGTTGAGCACTCTCCGTGAGCGCAGGAATGACCGTAGTCGGCGTGTTCGCGCCGCCGCAATGGGGTCGGTGGAAGTACTACGAAAGCGCGTCGTCGGACGCCCGACACCCTCGGCCCCGCCCTCACGCTGCGTGGCCCCTGGCCCGTCCACCACACCGTGTGATGATGGGCTGCGAACGCCCCCGGGGATGAGCTGGGCTCGCACGGGGATCGGGAACCAGCAGGGGTACGGGTACGGGACG
Coding sequences:
- the modB gene encoding molybdate ABC transporter permease subunit — its product is MRGPVPVPLLLPALLGLAFLVLPLIALLLRTPWSSLPEQLTSPEVWEALRLSLLCATLATAVSLVLGVPLAWLLARVEFPGRGLVRALVTLPLVLPPVVGGVALLMALGRNGVVGRLLDDWFGVTLPFTTTGVVIAEAFVAMPFLVISVEGTLRAADPRYEEAATTLGASRFTAFRRVTLPLIAPGVAAGAVLAWARALGEFGATITFAGNFPGRTQTMPLAVYLALQTDPAAAISLSLVLLAVSVAVLAGLRDRWMSAS
- a CDS encoding ABC transporter ATP-binding protein; this translates as MSGAEGLDARLVVRRGDFRLDVSLTAAPGDVVALLGPNGAGKTTALRALAGLTPLTDGYLRLDGAALERTAPESRPVGVVFQDYLLFPHLTALDNIAFGPRCQGASKGAARTRAAEWLERMGLAEYAGTKPRRLSGGQAQRVALARALATRPRLLLLDEPLAALDARTRLDVRAQLRRHLADFEAVAVLVTHDPLDAMVLADRLVVVEDGRVVQEGTPGDIARHPRTDYIAHLVGLNLYRGQAEGHVVRLDAEGTRDGKGAGVDGRGADGGGKGTDGDGDGAETDGNGTDAGATGPVITTTEDLTGPVFVAFPPSAVTLHRDRPTGSSARNLWRCEVAGLEVHGDQIRADLKGGLPLTADLTTVAAAELGLHPGTPVWATVKATQTHAYPA
- a CDS encoding ATP-binding protein yields the protein MTETAHDFAVPTSAPVPNPTPWLSPAATTYTLFCPPLDTSPCIARDFVATVLRALGHDALVDAAALCTSELVTNACVHAKGGGSVLWLAVEAWRVRVIVYDGDENPPVIRELTSDGWEEGGRGLYLVDALTEGHWGTAAALPDGGGLVHPDGKAVWFDLAAPSASMAR